One stretch of Streptomyces peucetius DNA includes these proteins:
- the hflX gene encoding GTPase HflX, producing the protein MTSSSSPSQEKQSFAETRAESLRADALMEEDVAWSYEIDTERDGDQLDRSERAALRRVVGLSTELEDVTEVEYRQLRLERVVLVGVWTSGTVQDAENSLAELAALAETAGALVLDGVIQRRDKPDPATYIGSGKAQELRDIVLETGADTVVCDGELSPGQLIQLEDVVKVKVVDRTALILDIFAQHAKSREGKAQVALAQMQYMLPRLRGWGQSLSRQMGGGGSGGMATRGPGETKIETDRRRIREKMAKMRREIAEMKTGRDIKRQERRRNKVPSVAIAGYTNAGKSSLLNRLTGAGVLVENALFATLDPTVRRAETPSGRGYTLADTVGFVRHLPHHLVEAFRSTMEEVGDSDLILHVVDGAHPAPEEQLAAVREVIRDVGAVDVPEIVVINKADAADPLVLQRLLRVERHAIAVSARTGAGIDELMRLIDSELPRPKIQIEAVVPYTQGGLVSRVHADGEVISEEHTTEGTLLKARVHEELAAALSPYVPAAH; encoded by the coding sequence ATGACCTCCTCTTCATCCCCTTCCCAGGAAAAGCAGAGCTTCGCGGAGACGCGCGCCGAGAGCCTTCGGGCCGATGCCCTGATGGAAGAGGACGTCGCCTGGAGCTACGAGATCGACACCGAGCGGGACGGCGACCAGCTCGACCGCTCCGAGCGTGCCGCGCTGCGGCGAGTGGTGGGCCTCTCCACCGAGCTCGAGGACGTCACCGAGGTCGAGTACCGGCAGCTGCGACTCGAGCGCGTCGTGCTGGTCGGCGTCTGGACCTCGGGGACGGTGCAGGACGCCGAGAACTCCCTCGCGGAGCTGGCGGCCCTCGCCGAGACGGCCGGTGCGCTGGTTCTCGACGGCGTCATCCAGCGCCGCGACAAGCCGGACCCGGCCACGTACATCGGTTCGGGCAAGGCGCAGGAGCTGCGCGACATCGTGCTCGAGACCGGTGCCGACACCGTCGTCTGCGACGGTGAGCTCAGCCCCGGCCAGCTGATCCAGCTCGAGGACGTCGTCAAGGTCAAGGTGGTCGACCGGACCGCCCTGATCCTCGACATCTTCGCCCAGCACGCCAAGTCCCGAGAGGGCAAGGCGCAGGTGGCACTGGCGCAGATGCAGTACATGCTGCCCAGGCTCCGAGGCTGGGGTCAGTCGCTGTCCCGTCAGATGGGTGGCGGCGGCAGCGGCGGCATGGCCACCCGCGGTCCCGGTGAGACGAAGATCGAGACGGACCGGCGCCGGATTCGCGAGAAGATGGCGAAGATGCGCCGTGAGATCGCGGAGATGAAGACCGGCCGCGACATCAAGCGCCAGGAGCGCCGCCGTAACAAGGTGCCTTCGGTCGCCATCGCCGGTTACACCAACGCGGGCAAGTCGTCCCTGCTCAACCGCCTCACCGGCGCCGGTGTCCTGGTGGAGAACGCACTGTTCGCCACTCTGGACCCGACCGTCCGGAGGGCCGAGACCCCGAGCGGCCGCGGATACACTCTGGCCGACACCGTCGGGTTCGTACGCCACCTGCCGCACCACCTGGTCGAGGCGTTCCGTTCCACCATGGAGGAGGTCGGGGACTCCGACCTGATCCTGCACGTGGTCGACGGGGCGCACCCGGCACCGGAGGAGCAGCTGGCGGCCGTGCGCGAGGTCATCCGCGACGTGGGCGCGGTGGACGTGCCCGAGATCGTGGTGATCAACAAGGCGGACGCTGCCGATCCGCTGGTGCTGCAGCGCCTGCTGCGCGTCGAGCGGCACGCGATCGCGGTGTCGGCGCGGACCGGCGCGGGCATCGACGAGCTGATGCGGCTGATCGACTCCGAGCTGCCCCGGCCGAAGATCCAGATCGAGGCGGTCGTGCCCTACACCCAGGGCGGGCTGGTCTCGCGGGTCCACGCCGACGGCGAGGTGATCTCCGAGGAGCACACCACGGAGGGCACGCTGCTGAAGGCACGGGTGCACGAGGAACTGGCCGCGGCCCTGTCCCCGTATGTGCCCGCCGCGCACTGA
- a CDS encoding trypsin-like serine peptidase, with the protein MRSIRPLLAAAGLATALALTATACGPGEENAADKPAASGPAADESGAALPGDLADRLKERGIDPDKWKNGEWKNWDKDTWLREAKDFVNPVIEGLWKPERMTTAKAPAKTMAAGDISGDQGVTDPEPRPVRAQPEKRPYHKNAAPVGKVFFDAPEGSMVCSATVVKDPKNPGKSNLVWTAGHCVHAGKSGGWYRNIAFVPAYNDQGKSPAALENAQPQEIAPYGVYWADWVATSGGWIDEGGPTGGTGAPYDYAVMHVKPEQGTKSLEETVGVALDIDFDAPEAKDIRAMGAWGYPAAPPYDGALMHKCVDRPGRLSIAPGTPTMWRIGCTMTGGSSGGGWFSEQPNGKLALVSNTSIGPVTSGWLAGPRLDADAQQIYTMMSDKFAGR; encoded by the coding sequence ATGCGATCCATACGTCCACTGCTGGCTGCCGCCGGCCTCGCTACGGCTCTCGCCCTGACGGCGACCGCCTGCGGCCCGGGTGAGGAGAACGCGGCCGACAAACCGGCCGCCTCCGGCCCGGCCGCGGACGAGAGCGGGGCCGCGCTTCCGGGGGACCTGGCCGACAGACTCAAGGAGCGCGGGATCGACCCGGACAAGTGGAAGAACGGCGAGTGGAAGAACTGGGACAAGGACACGTGGCTGCGTGAGGCCAAGGACTTCGTCAACCCGGTGATCGAGGGCCTGTGGAAGCCCGAGCGGATGACGACGGCCAAGGCACCGGCGAAGACGATGGCGGCCGGTGACATCTCCGGCGACCAGGGCGTGACCGACCCCGAACCTCGCCCGGTCCGGGCACAGCCGGAGAAGCGGCCGTACCACAAGAACGCCGCCCCGGTCGGCAAGGTCTTCTTCGACGCTCCCGAAGGGTCGATGGTCTGTTCCGCGACCGTCGTCAAGGACCCGAAGAACCCCGGCAAGTCCAATCTCGTATGGACGGCGGGCCACTGCGTCCACGCCGGCAAGAGCGGCGGCTGGTACCGCAACATCGCCTTCGTCCCCGCCTACAACGACCAGGGCAAGTCCCCCGCCGCACTGGAGAACGCGCAGCCGCAGGAGATCGCGCCGTACGGCGTCTACTGGGCCGACTGGGTGGCGACCTCCGGCGGGTGGATCGACGAGGGCGGCCCGACCGGCGGCACCGGCGCTCCGTACGACTACGCCGTGATGCATGTGAAGCCCGAGCAGGGCACCAAGTCCCTCGAGGAGACGGTCGGCGTCGCCCTCGACATCGACTTCGACGCCCCCGAGGCCAAGGACATCCGCGCCATGGGCGCCTGGGGCTACCCGGCCGCGCCGCCGTACGACGGGGCGCTCATGCACAAGTGCGTCGACCGGCCCGGGCGGCTGTCCATCGCTCCCGGCACTCCGACGATGTGGCGTATCGGCTGCACCATGACCGGCGGCTCGTCCGGCGGCGGCTGGTTCTCCGAGCAGCCGAACGGCAAGCTCGCGCTGGTCTCCAACACGTCCATCGGCCCGGTCACTTCGGGCTGGCTGGCCGGTCCGCGGCTGGACGCGGACGCCCAGCAGATCTACACGATGATGAGCGACAAGTTCGCCGGCCGGTAG
- a CDS encoding trypsin-like serine peptidase, translating to MRPIRPTLAVASMAAALALAATGCGPSEDNAGDKPSAPASQPADGKITIPDDLKDRLKERGIDLDKWKNGEWKNWDKDTWLREAQDFVNPIIEDLWDPDRMRDADKPPEKPVDNDISGDEGVTDPAPDPVDAQAVKAPYHANAAEAGKVFFDGPQGSMVCSATVVKDPANPGKSNMVWTAGHCVHAGKSGGWYRNIAFVPSYNDGAKETAELEKTPKEEIAPYGVWWGDWAQTSDQWISQGAATGGQGAAYDYAVIHVTPEKGSTGKSLEETVGSALPVDFSAPAVPEIESMTATGYPAAPPYDGQKLFQCADKPGRLSLNAEEPTMYRIGCTMTGGSSGGGWVAQGQDGKPALVSNTSIGPVTAGWLAGPRLGKEAEGVYNAVSKKFAGQ from the coding sequence ATGCGACCCATTCGCCCGACGCTGGCAGTGGCCTCGATGGCCGCGGCGCTGGCGCTTGCCGCCACCGGATGCGGCCCGAGCGAGGACAACGCCGGCGACAAGCCGAGCGCGCCGGCCAGTCAGCCCGCCGACGGCAAAATCACCATTCCGGACGATCTCAAGGACCGGCTCAAGGAGCGCGGGATCGACCTGGACAAGTGGAAGAACGGCGAGTGGAAGAACTGGGACAAGGACACGTGGCTGCGTGAGGCGCAGGACTTCGTCAACCCGATCATCGAGGACCTCTGGGACCCGGACCGGATGCGGGATGCCGACAAGCCCCCGGAGAAGCCCGTCGACAACGACATCTCGGGCGACGAAGGTGTCACCGACCCCGCACCGGATCCGGTCGACGCACAGGCCGTGAAGGCCCCGTACCACGCGAACGCCGCGGAGGCCGGCAAGGTCTTCTTCGACGGCCCGCAGGGTTCGATGGTCTGCTCCGCGACCGTGGTGAAGGACCCGGCCAACCCCGGGAAGTCCAACATGGTGTGGACCGCCGGCCACTGTGTGCACGCCGGCAAGAGCGGCGGCTGGTACCGCAACATCGCCTTCGTCCCCTCCTACAACGACGGGGCGAAGGAGACCGCCGAGCTGGAGAAGACGCCCAAGGAGGAGATCGCTCCCTACGGTGTCTGGTGGGGCGACTGGGCCCAGACCTCCGACCAGTGGATCTCCCAGGGCGCCGCGACCGGTGGCCAGGGCGCGGCGTACGACTACGCCGTCATCCATGTGACCCCGGAGAAGGGCAGCACCGGCAAGTCCCTGGAGGAGACGGTCGGTTCCGCCCTGCCGGTCGACTTCAGCGCCCCCGCCGTGCCGGAGATCGAGAGCATGACCGCCACCGGTTACCCGGCGGCTCCGCCGTACGACGGCCAGAAGCTCTTCCAGTGCGCCGACAAGCCGGGCCGGCTGTCGTTGAACGCCGAGGAGCCGACGATGTACCGCATCGGCTGCACCATGACCGGCGGTTCGTCCGGCGGTGGCTGGGTCGCGCAGGGCCAGGACGGCAAGCCGGCCCTGGTCTCCAACACCTCCATCGGCCCGGTGACGGCCGGCTGGCTGGCCGGTCCGCGCCTCGGCAAGGAGGCCGAAGGCGTCTACAACGCGGTCAGCAAGAAGTTCGCGGGGCAGTGA
- a CDS encoding diaminobutyrate--2-oxoglutarate transaminase family protein, with the protein MAVTEPAPVAPTAAHEGILRRQSLRESAARTYARSLPIVPVRARGLTIEGADGRRYLDCLSGAGTLALGHNHPVVLEAIKKVLDSGAPLHVLDLATPVKDTFTTELFATLPRPLADDARIQFCGPAGTDAVEAALKLVRTATGRSGLFAFTGAYHGMTAGALEASSGAADVRVTRLPFPHDYRCPFGIGGERGAELAARWTESLLDDSKSGVPRPAGMILEPVQGEGGVIPAPDDWLRRMRELTASRSIPLIADEVQTGVGRTGTFWGVEHSGVVPDVMVLSKAIGGSLPLAVIVYRSGLDAWQPGAHAGTFRGNQLAMAAGAATLAHVRENRLAERAATLGARMMASLQGLAAAHPCIGDVRGRGLMIGVELVDPDSMAPDAVVPPPAPQLAAAVQRECLRRGLIVELGGRRAGVVRLLPPLTLTDEQAAAVLDRFADALAAAERSTEGRTDHRQSH; encoded by the coding sequence GTGGCCGTGACCGAACCCGCTCCGGTGGCGCCGACCGCAGCTCACGAGGGGATTCTGCGGAGACAGTCGCTCCGTGAGTCGGCTGCCCGCACCTATGCGCGCTCACTGCCCATCGTGCCGGTGCGTGCCAGAGGGCTGACGATCGAGGGCGCCGACGGCCGCCGGTACCTCGACTGCCTCTCCGGCGCGGGCACCCTGGCCCTCGGGCACAACCACCCCGTGGTCCTCGAGGCGATCAAGAAGGTCCTCGACTCCGGCGCGCCGCTGCACGTTCTCGACCTCGCCACACCCGTCAAGGACACCTTCACCACCGAGCTGTTCGCCACGCTCCCGCGGCCACTGGCCGACGACGCGCGCATCCAGTTCTGCGGCCCCGCGGGCACGGACGCCGTGGAGGCCGCCCTCAAGCTCGTGCGGACCGCCACCGGACGCAGCGGCCTTTTCGCCTTCACCGGCGCGTACCACGGCATGACGGCCGGGGCGCTCGAAGCCTCCAGCGGCGCCGCGGACGTCCGGGTCACTCGCCTGCCGTTCCCGCACGACTACCGCTGCCCCTTCGGGATCGGCGGCGAGCGCGGCGCCGAACTCGCCGCCCGCTGGACCGAAAGCCTCCTCGACGACAGCAAGAGCGGAGTCCCCAGGCCGGCCGGCATGATCCTCGAACCCGTGCAAGGGGAGGGCGGAGTGATTCCCGCCCCCGACGACTGGCTCCGCAGGATGCGAGAGCTCACCGCGTCCCGCTCCATTCCGCTGATCGCCGACGAGGTGCAGACCGGCGTGGGACGTACCGGTACCTTCTGGGGCGTCGAGCACAGCGGAGTCGTACCGGACGTCATGGTGCTGTCCAAGGCCATCGGCGGGTCCCTTCCGCTCGCCGTCATCGTCTACCGCTCCGGACTCGACGCCTGGCAGCCCGGAGCCCACGCGGGCACCTTCAGGGGGAACCAGCTCGCCATGGCAGCGGGCGCCGCCACCCTTGCGCACGTTCGCGAGAACCGCCTCGCCGAGCGCGCCGCGACGCTCGGCGCCCGCATGATGGCCAGTCTCCAGGGGCTCGCCGCGGCCCACCCCTGCATCGGAGACGTACGCGGCCGGGGTCTGATGATCGGCGTCGAACTGGTCGACCCCGACTCCATGGCACCGGACGCGGTCGTCCCGCCTCCGGCGCCTCAGCTCGCGGCGGCCGTACAGCGGGAGTGCCTTCGCCGCGGTCTCATCGTCGAACTCGGCGGACGCCGGGCCGGTGTCGTGCGCCTGCTCCCTCCTCTCACCCTCACCGACGAACAAGCGGCGGCCGTCCTCGACAGATTCGCCGATGCCCTGGCCGCCGCAGAGCGCTCCACCGAAGGCCGCACCGACCACAGGCAGTCGCACTGA